From one Falco biarmicus isolate bFalBia1 unplaced genomic scaffold, bFalBia1.pri scaffold_27, whole genome shotgun sequence genomic stretch:
- the LOC130143389 gene encoding LOW QUALITY PROTEIN: ras and Rab interactor 2-like (The sequence of the model RefSeq protein was modified relative to this genomic sequence to represent the inferred CDS: inserted 1 base in 1 codon), translating to MEQLNSEGTCAQGYEASCRASPPSHSAARSCSQDSGLLLRSKSDSQVRKRCTRFEDLSPSWTLFPATRRPGAAAAVRGFPGSLEGFRAGPCGGALGVVLEKAMHKCILKPLKSHIEAMLKEFHTADGSWKQPKENLQVVRQRNPQELGVFVPTPDYVDVXKFVTPQKMYSPEKKVVLLLRVCKLIYTVMENNSGRLYGADDFLPVLTYVLAQGDMLELDTETEHMVELLDPSLLHGEAPFVHRQLCCGCTLFSTHVIKVKSGELYTLPPELVGRSVGPR from the exons AtggaacagctgaattcagAGGGAACCTGTGCGCAGGGCTATGAGGCCTCCTGCCGGGCCTCGCCCCCCTCTCAcagtgcagccaggagctgctctcag GACTCGGGACTTTTGCTACGGTCCAAGAGCGATTCCCAGGTGAGGAAGAGGTGTACGCGGTTTGAAGAcctgtctcccagctggacATTG TTTCCGGCCACGCGGCGCCCCGGCGCGGCTGCGGCGGTGCGGGGCTTCCCCGGGAGCCTGGAAGGCTTtcgggccgggccgtgcggcggcgcgctgg GTGTTGTCCTGGAGAAGGCCATGCATAAGTGCATTCTGAAGCCGTTGAAGAGCCATATTGAAGCGATGTTGAAAGAGTTTCATACTGCAGATGGTTCTTGGAAACAACCGAAGGAAAACCTTCAGGTGGTGCGGCAGAGGAATCCTCAGGAACTGGGCGTGTTTGTTCCAACACCAGACTACGTGGATG GAAAGTTTGTGACCCCGCAGAAAATGTATTCGCCTGAAAAGAAAGTCGTACTGCTGCTGAGAGTTTGCAAATTGATTTATACTGTTATGGAGAATAACTCGG GGAGGCTGTATGGAGCTGATGACTTCTTGCCTGTGTTGACATATGTGCTGGCCCAGGGTGATATGCTGGAGCTGGATACTGAAACTGAACACATGGTGGAATTGCTGGATCCATCTTTGCTGCATGGAGAAG CTCCTTTTGTACATCGGCAACTCTGTTGTGGCTGTACTTTGTTCTCCACTCATGTAATAAAGGTGAAGTCTGGAGAGCTGTACACGCTGCCTCCCGAACTAGTTGGACGTAGTGTTGGACCTAGGTGA